From Diadema setosum chromosome 5, eeDiaSeto1, whole genome shotgun sequence, the proteins below share one genomic window:
- the LOC140229134 gene encoding PIH1 domain-containing protein 1-like, giving the protein MAAHTDGSVSKDAFDKSLLELDEESLYKHLLLQATENAGGLFGDGQPEPSPLASNVVTPEPGVCIKTKDNTGGKVFINLCHTSEMPAPKDINDAELLELLESPEITDYRVPMSIGEAHAEIDNSGNGCTAYDIMINKKFFDKVEKNNLFKGFLMSVAFEALEQKYNILLNRNWSQLKKRKCLGTLHQHNLRAKSKPRILEMEHPEESADSTLPADSRGQQVTAKKPLITELTSEVQSSPGTESDAEGVKAPEPKYTMMREPIDGHPEFLVVDIELPGVKTAKTLTLDLGEDRILLHAHPRAYHLDIFLPFDVDQDTSGSQFNRDTQTLTLTLPVKPA; this is encoded by the exons ATGGCAGCTCACACTGATGGCAGCGTATCGAAGGACGCGTTTGACAAATCTCTCCTTGAGCTGGACGAGGAAAGTCTTTACAAACATCTATTGCTTCAG GCTACAGAGAATGCTGGTGGGTTATTTGGAGATGGTCAGCCTGAGCCAAGCCCATTGGCCAGCAATGTGGTGACCCCAGAACCTGGTGTGTGTATCAAGACTAAGGACAACACGGGAGGCAAAGTCTTTATAAACCTTTGCCACACATCAGAG ATGCCAGCACCAAAGGACATCAATGATGCAGAGTTGCTAGAGCTGCTTGAATCACCTGAAATAACCGACTACAGGGTTCCAATGAGCATTGGGGAAGCTCACGCTGAAATTGATAACT CTGGTAATGGCTGTAcagcatatgacatcatgatcaataagaaattttttgacAAGGTGGAAAAGAACAATCTGTTCAAGGGGTTCTTGATGTCTGTGGCATTTGAAGCACTGGAGCAAAAGTACAACATTCTCCTCAACAGAA ACTGGTCCCAATTGAAGAAGAGGAAATGCCTTGGTACCCTACACCAGCACAACCTGCGGGCAAAGTCCAAGCCACGGATTCTTGAGATGGAGCATCCCGAGGAGAGTGCAGACTCAACACTGCCAGCAGATTCAAGAGGGCAGCAAGTGACTGCCAAAAAGCCACTCATCACTGAG CTGACATCAGAAGTTCAGAGTTCACCAGGGACAGAGAGTGATGCTGAAGGCGTGAAAGCCCCTGAACCTAAGTACACCATGATGAGGGAGCCTATTGATGGTCATCCTGAATTTCTCGTGGTAGACATTGAACTTCCTGGGGTG AAAACGGCCAAgacattgacccttgacctggGAGAAGATCGCATCCTGCTTCATGCTCACCCCCGTGCCTATCACCTCGACATCTTCCTTCCCTTTGATGTAGACCAGGATACCAGTGGCTCCCAGTTTAATAGAGACACTCAG